In a genomic window of Rhinoderma darwinii isolate aRhiDar2 chromosome 10, aRhiDar2.hap1, whole genome shotgun sequence:
- the SPHK2 gene encoding sphingosine kinase 2 gives MSKDYNQSSETLLHGEFGVYPSKGIRCALSLTPSGLHIQRLVPKPEDDQRTVLPILDMVGCHTMRSRGSSDVFAYFSIYSYPLKKKKVAMGSTRTRQRLVRTFRVDEAVNYEQNQVIAEKWATAIKCLIQGVPITSDTEISPSLQPKPRRLMLLLNPIGGRGNALQQCHTQILPIITEADISYNLIQTERQNHARELVQSINLEEWDGIVVISGDGLLFEVVNGLMERSDWEDAIKMPIGILPCGSGNALAGAINYNAGFDQAMGSELLLNCILLLCRGTVMPMDLVSVTTCSGARFFSFLSVAWGFISDVDIESEKYRHMGSARFTVGTMVRVASLRTYRGRLSYLPVLDAHRPICRSITLSPNGNLSPLKRSQLQRTISDMGLCEERNVMCKRSSAAFDTGELPSFETSPSPGSPTALNTSRFTFDSVSDDQLQQDLLLPHDKEPSAHNHVNGPEDDLLPPLNQPVPKSWVTVEEDFVLVLGIYQTHLGADLFTAPFSCFDDGLIHLFFVKAGISRTALVRLFLAMEKGTHIGIECPYFVHVPVRAFRLEPLTQKGILTVDGERVAYGPIQAQIHNGLSNIITGSDRIRMTSF, from the exons ATGTCTAAGGATTACAACCAGTCATCTGAAACCCTTCTCCATGGAGAATTCGGGGTCTACCCATCTAAAGGTATACGCTGTGCACTTAGTCTGACACCTTCAGGCCTCCACATCCAGAGGCTAGTTCCCAAACCTGAGGATGACCAGCGTACAGTACTCCCCATTCTTGACATGGTGGGATGTCACACCATGCGCAGTCGTGGCTCCAGTGATGTTTTTGCCTATTTTTCAATCTATTCCTATCCATTAAAGAAGAAAAAAGTTGCAATGGGATCAACCCGTACACGCCAAAGGTTGGTTCGAACATTTAGGGTGGACGAGGCTGTAAATTATGAGCAGAACCAAGTCATTGCTGAAAAGTGGGCAACAGCTATAAAGTGTCTTATACAAGGAGTGCCTATCACAAGTGACACAG AGATTTCTCCAAGTCTTCAGCCCAAACCCCGGCGTTTAATGCTTTTACTGAATCCAATTGGTGGACGAGGCAATGCCCTGCAACAGTGTCACACACAGATCTTGCCCATTATTACAGAAGCAGACATCAGCTATAATCTTATACAAACAG aaAGACAAAATCATGCCCGAGAGCTGGTGCAGAGTATTAATTTAGAAGAGTGGGATGGTATAGTGGTAATCTCCGGAGATGGACTTCTCTTTGAG GTTGTCAATGGTTTAATGGAACGATCTGATTGGGAAGATGCAATAAAAATGCCTATTGGAATTCTTCCCTGTGGCTCAGGAAATGCCTTGGCTGGAGCAATTAACTATAATGCAGG ATTTGACCAGGCGATGGGGTCTGAGCTGCTACTTAACTGTATCTTGCTGCTGTGCCGTGGTACTGTTATGCCTATGGACCTCGTGTCTGTGACCACCTGCTCAGGAGCtcgctttttttcatttttgagtGTTGCCTGGGGATTCATTTCTGATGTGGACATAGAAAGTGAAAAGTATAGACACATGGGATCAGCTCGTTTCACTGTAGGGACCATGGTTAGAGTGGCTTCACTGCGCACTTACAGAGGCCGGCTCTCTTACCTCCCGGTACTGGATGCTCACCGTCCCATCTGTAGAAGTATCACCTTATCTCCTAATGGGAATCTTTCTCCGCTGAAAAGATCTCAGCTGCAGAGGACCATTTCAGACATGGGTCTCTGTGAGGAGCGTAATGTTATGTGCAAACGAAGCTCTGCTGCATTTGACACTGGTGAGCTGCCAAGCTTTGAGACGTCACCTTCTCCGGGCTCGCCTACTGCACTGAACACCTCTAGGTTCACATTTGATTCTGTTTCTGATGACCAACTGCAACAAGATCTTTTATTGCCACATGACAAAGAGCCTTCTGCACATAATCATGTGAATGGACCCGAGGATGATCTCTTGCCGCCCTTGAATCAACCTGTGCCCAAGTCCTGGGTCACTGTGGAAGAAGATTTTGTTCTAGTATTGGGTATATATCAGACTCATCTTGGGGCTGACTTGTTTACAGCACCATTTTCCTGCTTTGATGATGgtttaatacatttattttttgttaaagccGGAATCTCTCGGACAGCCCTTGTGCGGCTCTTTTTGGCGATGGAAAAAGGGACCCACATTGGAATTGAGTGTCCATACTTTGTACACGTGCCTGTACGAGCGTTCCGTCTAGAGCCTCTCACGCAAAAGGGGATTCTGACTGTGGACGGTGAGAGGGTGGCGTATGGCCCAATTCAGGCTCAAATCCATAATGGACTTTCAAATATTATCACTGGATCTGACAGAATTCGTATGACCTCTTTCTAA